From a region of the Listeria monocytogenes ATCC 19117 genome:
- a CDS encoding TetR/AcrR family transcriptional regulator → MDRRIKKTKQALNQALFTLLDEKTFQQITITDIVTVADVNRGTFYKHYRDKEELLDSIIDEVLADLQKAYQDPYTHKTPFSIQTLTPSMIKIFDHVYGHQAFYTQVIKSTIRPSFQNQVCDVIRELILNDFDYSADSSSIEPLLLASYQAHAIFGMIVFWAEESFAHSPAFMSEQLLHIIQTKNPIL, encoded by the coding sequence ATGGATAGAAGGATTAAAAAAACAAAACAAGCCTTAAACCAAGCTTTATTTACTCTTCTTGATGAAAAAACTTTTCAACAGATTACGATTACGGATATTGTTACAGTAGCAGATGTTAATCGAGGCACGTTCTATAAACATTACCGTGACAAAGAAGAACTTTTAGATAGTATTATTGATGAAGTGCTGGCTGATTTACAAAAAGCGTATCAAGACCCTTATACACATAAGACGCCTTTTTCCATTCAAACACTTACACCTTCCATGATAAAAATTTTTGATCATGTATACGGTCATCAAGCTTTTTATACACAAGTTATAAAATCGACAATCCGTCCCAGTTTTCAAAATCAAGTTTGTGACGTTATTCGGGAACTGATTTTAAATGACTTTGATTATTCAGCTGACAGTTCGAGTATAGAGCCCTTGTTACTTGCATCTTATCAAGCACATGCGATTTTCGGCATGATTGTTTTTTGGGCAGAAGAAAGTTTTGCTCATTCACCGGCGTTTATGTCAGAGCAACTTCTTCATATTATTCAGACTAAAAATCCAATCTTATAA
- a CDS encoding DUF4870 domain-containing protein: protein MNDHRILNALSYFSILFAPVIVPVLIWIFAKSEDVTHHAKVALLTHIIPTIAGVLCFSSVFVTALTNGGLLANVSFFVTGSLFIFTLIAIVGLFIFNIVRGIQMLLTKNEEDAWI, encoded by the coding sequence ATGAATGATCATCGTATTTTAAATGCTTTAAGTTATTTTAGTATCCTATTTGCACCTGTTATTGTGCCAGTATTGATTTGGATTTTTGCTAAATCAGAGGATGTTACTCATCATGCTAAAGTTGCATTACTAACTCACATTATTCCGACTATCGCTGGTGTTCTATGTTTCTCCAGTGTTTTCGTTACAGCTTTGACAAATGGCGGCTTACTCGCAAATGTATCATTTTTCGTTACCGGTAGCTTATTTATATTTACACTAATAGCTATTGTTGGACTGTTTATCTTTAATATTGTTCGAGGTATTCAAATGCTTTTAACGAAAAATGAAGAAGATGCTTGGATTTAA